In Gadus morhua chromosome 2, gadMor3.0, whole genome shotgun sequence, a single window of DNA contains:
- the LOC115557658 gene encoding uncharacterized protein LOC115557658 translates to MQALRFLNPERVSLRHRRRFFRRSYCAAGPNQVWHADGYDKLKPFGIAISGCIDGYSRRLMWLSSGSTNNYPAVIARYYLQCVSLRMFQCSLREDHTDDFAGPLSHMYGTSTANQRIESWWSIFRKQRTQFWMDLFSDLRDRHYFDGTHEHKCLVRYVFLGIFQKELDEHRELWNNHTIRPVRQSLCPSGKPETMYHLPHRFVYSTCTVIFIKC, encoded by the exons ATGCAAGCACTCAGATTCCTCAATCCAGAAAGAGTATCTCTCCGTCATAGGCGCCGATTTTTCAGGCGATCCTATTGCGCTGCAGGACCCAATCAGGTGTGGCACGCGGATGGATACGACAAACTTAAGCCCTTTGGGATTGCCATCAGTGGCTGCATCGATGGGTATTCCAGGCGGCTTATGTGGCTCAGTAGTGGCAGCACCAACAACTACCCTGCAGTAATAGCACGATATTACCTGCAGTGTGTTTCGTTAAGAATGTTCCAATGTTCATTAAGAGAGGACCACACAGATGATTTTGCGGGACCTCTCAGCCACATGTATGGCACTTCAACTGCCAATCAAAGGATTGAAAGCTGGTGGTCCATTTTCAGGAAACAGAG GACACAGTTCTGGATGGATCTATTTAGTgacctgagagacagacactaCTTCGACGGCACCCATGAACACAAGTGCCTTGTACGGTATGTCTTCCTGGGCATTTTTCAGAAAGAGCTTGATGAGCACCGAGAGCTTTGGAACAACCACACCATCAGGCCTGTCCGTCAGTCCCTCTGTCCATCTGGAAAACCGGAGACCATGTACCACCTGCCTCACAGGTTTGTATATAGCACCTGTACTGTCATTTTCATTAAATGCTAG